The Perca fluviatilis chromosome 18, GENO_Pfluv_1.0, whole genome shotgun sequence genomic interval CCTCACTATAAATGCTCAAAATATCTTCTACCTTAATCTTAGTTTTTTCTCATGACACATGGTAcaataatgtgtttgttttagttttcttGGTGCTGAGCTGTAGAGAAAGACTTGTTAAATTCTCCAATGTAGATGCAAACCCTGAGATGGTGATGATTCATGTCCCAGATGGAAAGCGTCCACCAATAGATGACATTAAGGGTGATGCTGCAGGGTTGACAGAGTTGAAAGAACTGATGAAGAGATGTTGGGACAATAAACCTGAAGAAAGGCCCCAAGCCCTTGGTGAGGAACCTCCTTCATTTACCTCTAAAACTCTGAACTGACAAAGAAAAGTAGCTTGTGATGCCTGGCTTTAAACATCACAGCTGTACTCTATGTTGTGTTCAACAGAGTGTACAACCAAGACAGAAGAACTGTATCAGAAGCACAAACATGCAATTTCTGATACTGTCCATGAAGTGCTGAAGAAACTGGTGAGAAACAAATCTCTTCATGAAAACTAAAGTCATGCTGAGGGACAAACATTTAGACACAATACAGCAAATCActgtttttatcattttgtGTAAAAGGCTCTATCTCTTTGTCTTTCTAGGAccaaaaggaagaggaaggtaagCAAATTCTAACTGCTCAGGCTTCAGGTCTGTACTTACATATTACTATTGTCCTGGTTCAGACCTTTTAATTTGTCCACCCCACTAATTTAACTGATTCAGCCAGCATTGTGACATGAAACAGCTTTtcctaaataaattaaaaagaatcAAGCCAATCAGCCAATCAAAGCCATGGGTGTGACTACTGCTGTTGTAAAGCAGTTGTTGGCACTTTGTTTTTACTTGGCTCCAGTGGTgtactggccatctggcataccgtgAGTAGCTGCATCTCTTTGCCTCTTTAGCGTTTGCTTTAcgtacatatataataataataataataatacattttatttaaaggcgcctttctctGCACTGAAGAACACCTTTACAGGGATACATAAGACatataaaagcataaaaaaataaaaataaatttttggaaagtctagaagtGCAGCATGATAGCATGATTTAAGTTAGCACAGTGCTAAACCAGAAGTTAGCTAGCTCAGACCAGAAATCAGTTAGGGAAATCAACTTCCCCTCCCACACAGAAATCGGTCAGTGAAGGAAATGTCGGACAAAAGATGGAACCAGAGTGTAACGAGTTGAACATTCTGGCTGATATAAACCTTTATTTGCTttatagcttagcttagcaaaaCAACTAgactggctctgtccaaaaggcAACAAAATCCATCTGCCATCATCTCTAAATCTCACTAACAAACAAGTTATATcatgtttaatctgtacaagaGTAAGGCTAGATGACACATTATATCTCGATGGCAATAGGAACTTAAAGTTACATTATTTTACTTCCACTATCAAGAAGTAGTTTCACTGAGCCATGTTTAGCTGGATtagaaattgtttttaaaaacatttacagcATTAGTTTTCACATCTTACATCATTTCTtctgcttctctgcattggctccCTGTAAGATccaggatcgaatttaaaatccttctcctgacctacaaagctcttaaTGGTcaggcaccatcatatcttaaagacctcctagtaccttattgtcccactagagcactgtcctcccagaatgcagagttacttgtggttcctagagtctctaatactagaatgggagccagaaccttcagctaccaggctcctctcctgtggaaccagctcccagtctgggtccggggggcagacaccatcaccacatttaagagtaatcTTAAAaatcctctttgataaagcttatagttagggggtGAGAATTTGCCTAGACTGGTGGGAGAGGGCAGTCTAGGTCTAGCTTCAGACccggcaccccttctcttctctgcttcgcTTCATAGTCAGATTCATgtaccaacccttatagaactggcccaggtttgccttggaccagctcttagttatagttttagactgccgggggaattccttcctttgacacactgagctcctctctcttctctctttccatctgtgtgcatccatgtcccagacttgcttattactaacttagctctggggagcttattccccagagtccttatggTTTTCTCGCAGAGGTCCCGTTCATCGCCCTGTTACAACCTGCTACGgtctgctatgccatgaactactacaactactatttctagtcatagttccattatctttattgtaactgttattgccactgttcatcacacccccaaccggcaccgtcagacaccgcctaccaagagcctgggtctgtccgaggttcctgcctaaaggaagtttttcctctccactgtcgcactgcttgctcttgagggaattactggaattgttgggtctttgtaaattatagagtgtggtctagacctactctatctgtaaagtgtcttgagataactcttgttatgaattgatattataaatgtaatgtaatttaatatGGTCTTTTTTTCAGAGAGTGATGTTGTTGATAACATGCCGACAGGTCCCTCGCCAATTCAGGTTAGTTTCAGATAATTCAGACTGTTGCTGCAGCCTCCTGAGACTCTAATACAGAGACATGCACTTCAACACTCAAGAAATGTTTGAATTAGCTTCACAGAAAGGCTTAGTTCCTCTTAACCCAGAATAACAAAAGACAACATGCTAATTGAGCTTTGTAGGTGCTGGTTACCATTGGACTGAGCCAGTTTAGCTGTTTCcatttgtttccagtctttatgctaagctaacctaaCCAGCTGCTTGTAGCTGCTTCATACTTACAGACATACAGACGTGATTGGTATCAATCAAAGCACAACAGAGACATTTTCCCAGCAGGCATCTTCATAGtcctacatgttttttttactttgcatcCCTTCATTTAAGATATGCTGCTCACTGAGATGGACCTTACACCGCATTTACATACGGTTATTGGGTATTCACAAAAATAAAGTATGAATTGGGGTTTTAAAGTCATAATTTATTTACTATCCATCTAAATTGAGATTGGAATTGATTAGGGCCTTCCTCTTTTAATGCCCAGGAAAAGTATAAAAATGTTTACAATCCAATTCTTTTTggattaaatgaaataaattaatgaaaGGATGAtacacatttgtgtgtggaGAATTTGCATCTGAGAATCATAATAAAAGCAATTCAATTCTGTGAAAGTTTTTTAAGCTATCTAATGAAACTGCTGAGAAAAATCTCTTCATGAAAACTCAAGTCATGCTGAGGGAAAAACATTTAGACACAATACAGCAAATCActctttttatcattttgtgtAACAGGCTCTATCTCTTTGTCTTTCTAGGaccaaaagaaaaaggaagacaAGGGAATGAAAGAGCAGTTTCAAAGAATTCAAATTGCTCAGGCTTCAGGTCTGTACTTACCTATTACTATTGCCTGGGTTCAGACCTTTTAATTCGTCCACCCCACTAATTTAACTGATTCAGCCAGCATTGTGACATGAAACagctttttctaaataaataaaaaagaattgaGCCAATCAGCCAATCAAAGCCATGGGTCTGACTAATACTGTTGTAAAGCAGTTGTTGGCACTTTGTTTTTACTTGGCTCCAGTGGTGTACTGGCCATCTGACATACCGTGAGTAGCAGCATCTCTTTACCTGTCTCTTTAGCGTTTACTTTGCGTACAAACTCTTGGCACTGGGCTCTCTGGCAAATCACAGCCAAGTTAGTTTAACTTGTGCTAACATCATAGGCAAGGCCGGATTAGTACCCCCAGAGGCCCCTGGGCACTGAAACTCATGGGCCCCCCTACAACCCATAACACCCACTCCAAAGGATccgataaaaaaaatctattgacAACCAGCAAACTGCAGGCAgctgataacacacacacacacacacacacacacacacacacacacacacacacacacacacacacacacacacacacacacacacacacacacacacacacacacacacacacacacacacacacacacacacacacacacacacacacacacacacacacacacttaaggcCCACCAGGTGTATGATTTGACATTCCAAATCACTATTGGTCAAAAGATGAATGACTAGTCCAGCTGAGCAGGCAATCAAGTATGTTTTTCCAGTTCAATAAACCAAGTCCTGCCATCTGACTCACACATCACAAGACTgtttcaattaattaaatcataccAAAGCATTGTATGGCTCAAGACTATGGCGATATAATATTCACTAAAAATCACCCAAAcagaaagcacaatagtaattctgaaacgtgattgactgaagatacaacaatgccatcacacaacacagctgagtgCAGGTTGTTAAATAACAGTCACTAAGTCAGCTGGcacttcacaaactgcaaaaacCAACATATACTGCACTGACAACTAAgtctcacacaggcctatagcagCAGCACAAAATAATGATGCAATACACGTCTGATATACATAGCATTTccataaactaaacaaaatatgtacattgtctggtcacacggtcacaacagattatattagcctactcaatttacagatagcataatagctcttacctttagaagttcttctttcttgtctttttctttgcaagGTCGCAGATCAAATCCTCAAAATCAAGCTCCCTCAGCAGCTCGCTAAACCCTACTACACATGcgctgctgtgtgttggtagCACTTTACAGGCAAAGCAATAAATGTCTCCGGTGGACAGTGAATATAGAATACACTCCCGTGGTACATTTTCACCATTGTGAAGATGTCGGGTCAGTGCCTCGAGAGAGCGGGTCTTTCTGCCACCAGCCTTGTTCCCCCTCCGAGATGCTGGACATTTAGCCGCCCGATTCTGAAAGGCTGATATCCCTCTGGGTATCATTTCCTCCCGGACGGTCTCTGTAATCGGTCCCCATAGAGCAGGGTCTTAAGAGATGATGGTACCTGAGgtgccattaccttgttctgtaaTACTGATGACCGGCCTcgtctctgtctttttccacaacaactttgctaaagttaacgttagctaccgttaGCTGTGGCTGAGTGCAGCTGGTAGAAGGCAGCGATTCTTCCAAGCTAACGTTGGCTAGTTCCTCGACATCATCCGCTTCATCCACACTCatttacaatttaaataatGCAATTAcctgtttcagccaccagggggacACTGCTCCCCCCTGCCCCACCAGCAaactcaacccccccccccagacaaaaaaatgttgggtgaccctccccttaacaaagaataaaaagacatgaccctcccctattttcctccggtgatccattccataaataccgaacggtcccttagTTTTCACATTTTACATAATTTCATTTGGTCTTTTTTCAGAGAGTGACCATTTTGAAGAAGAGGACGTTGTTGATTACGTGCGGAAAGGTCCCCCGCCAATTCAGGTGAGTTTCAAACAATCGCCGCAGCCTGCTGAGACTCTAATACAGAGACATTCACTTGTCTTCAACACTCACGAAATATTTTTAAACTAGCTTCAACGAAAGGCTGAGTTCCTCTTAAACCAGAATAATGACTTACAATGTGGTCTGttattttcaaacaaacaaaacacatgttAAGTGAGCTTTGTAGGGGCTGGTATGCAgatttttgttacctttggacagagccaagctaATTGTTTTTTCACTTTGCACACATTAAAGATATGTTCCATAATGAGAGAAACCATATACTGCATTAACATGCATTAAAGTTCCTCAACTGAAGGGTATCCACGAGTAaggttgatttatttatttttttatttgggatTAACCGTTTGTCCTTATAAACTGAGATTGAAATTATTTAGGACCTCAACCCTGAACACGAGTACCAACAGGTGTGAGGACCCTACTGTGATGCAAGGAATTATAATTCAGTTCTCGACAGTCGTAAAACTTTCACATACACGTCAGAAGTGGTGAAAATGGTTGTATTCCATGGGTCTTGCTCATGGGTGTGGCAAAATTACACAAAAGTGCCACCTACAAAATTTCAACAAAGTAGCCCTTGTGGTAAGTTTCACATAGATGTACAAAATTTCGTAGGCACATGTATCATCCCAAGATTTAAGggggacgtaatttaatgtTGGCTACTGATGTACAAGCACATTGCACATTGTAAAGTAAAGTAtttaatgaatgaaatagacatattacatacctgaaatcattctgtgacttagtgggaaaaatctgacccgggcagaggcattactaaaaactgtataaaaatagcgttcttttcactgttagtctcgtttgcggTTACAGGTCATTTGAgaccattgtatgaaaaatgacagaaacattaaacattaaaaagttacatatagtcactttaaggtCAGAGTTCTACTCCAGAAGTTATTGTCCTCATGAACACATTTTTACTGAGCACTCTTCCAAATATGGTTTTCATATGCTCCTGAATTTGAAATTTGTGTAAACACAGATTTCCGAATCAACATTTTTCGGCTTCTACTTGAAACAATTTTATCATAACAATTTACAAAATCAATGTTTTGATTCTaatatttttaaacaaagaaaaagttcCATAGGGTGATGATGTTTTTTGGTATCTTTTGGATCTttgcaggaagaaaaaaaggcgACACCTCAAGAGGTCCTCTTGGGAACTCTAGAACATTTGGGAGCCCAAGACTTTGAAACATTCAAGTGGTACCTGGAGGTCCTAAGAGACTTCCCAGCAATCCCAAAGAGTCGACTAGAGAATGCAAACAGGGTGAAGGTGGTGGATCAGATGTTCCAAACATACAGCATGAACACAATTAAAGTGACCAGAATAGTTTTAGGGAAGATGGGTCAGAACAAACTAGCGGAGAATTTATCATAGACCATTAATGAATAGTTtcataaaaacatacaaaatccTAAAATACAAGACACAAAGTATTTCACTTTAATAAAAAGCAAGAAtgagctaaataaataaatactattaAATAAATACTCTTGTCCAAAAAAGGAGTAGGAACAAGCAAAATGCTTTTTGGGTCCAACCCTTTTTGAAATGTCCATACCATTATCAAAGGGTTTTTTAtctattgtttttc includes:
- the LOC120546653 gene encoding receptor-interacting serine/threonine-protein kinase 3-like isoform X1, whose translation is MEQFIENSSLEGLEVIGSGGFGQIYKARHRRWACDVAIKLLRHDDGNNKSLLREIKMMQEASSPHVIRVLGVFKGQPPNSGWATQLGVVMELMERGSLASLQEALDGPPPWPLVFRLVHQVALGINFLHSLPRPHGPVLHLDLKPQNVLLDDALNAKLTDFGLSRISYSVSQVSRKDDEDSGGTVNYMPPEAFGLTYKPKRASDIYSYGILIWSITTGEKPYEYANPEMVMIHVPDGKRPPIDDIKGDAAGLTELKELMKRCWDNKPEERPQALECTTKTEELYQKHKHAISDTVHEVLKKLDQKEEEESDVVDNMPTGPSPIQDQKKKEDKGMKEQFQRIQIAQASESDHFEEEDVVDYVRKGPPPIQEEKKATPQEVLLGTLEHLGAQDFETFKWYLEVLRDFPAIPKSRLENANRVKVVDQMFQTYSMNTIKVTRIVLGKMGQNKLAENLS